Proteins found in one Micropterus dolomieu isolate WLL.071019.BEF.003 ecotype Adirondacks linkage group LG12, ASM2129224v1, whole genome shotgun sequence genomic segment:
- the LOC123979886 gene encoding tripartite motif-containing protein 16-like, with the protein MKIFCRTDQQCICYLCSMEEHRGHDMISAAAERTEKQEELRKRRQKLQRRIQHREKDVKELQQEVETIDRSADKAVEDNEKIFTELIRVIEKRSSDVKQQIRSLQETEASRAKELQEKLQEEISELKRKDAELEQLEGTEDHTQFLHSYPSLSQLTESTDSPRPKTNRLRYFEDVMAAVTAARDKIQAFLAEPMFRVHFLQYACHITLDPNTANGFLVLSEGNRKIKFDVNNSAYSQHPDRFIHISQVLSKDGLTGRCYWEVEMSRNTAVAVAYKSIGRSGDFNAHVFGYNEKSWVLNCDSSYSFRHNNLTTGISGPKSSRIGVYLDHSAGLLSFYSVTETMTLLHRVQTTFTQPLYAGLFLGGFNGDTAELCKLK; encoded by the coding sequence ATGAAGATCTTCTGCCGCACTGATCAGCAGTGTATCTGTTATCTCTGCTCAATGGAAGAACACAGAGGCCACGATATGAtctctgctgcagcagaaaggacAGAGAAGCAGGAGGAGCTCAGGAAAAGACGGCAAAAACTTCAGCGAAGAATCCAGCACCGAGAGAAGGACGTGAAGGAGCTTCAGCAGGAGGTGGAGACGATCGATCGCTCCGCTGATAAAGCAGTGGAGGACAATGAGAAGATTTTTACTGAGTTGATCCGTGTGATCGAGAAAAGAAGCTCTGATGTGAAGCAGCAGATCAGATCCCTGCAGGAAACTGAAGCGAGTCGGGCCAAAGAGCTTCAGGAGAAGCTTCAGGAGGAGATCTctgagctgaagaggaaagacGCTGAGCTGGAGCAGCTGGAGGGCACAGAGGACCACACCCAGTTTCTCCACAGTTACCCCTCACTGTCACAACTTACTGAGTCTACAGACTCACCGAGACCAAAAACCAACCGTCTGCGGTACTTTGAGGATGTGATGGCAGCTGTGACGGCAGCCAGAGACAAAATACAGGCCTTCCTTGCAGAGCCCATGTTTAGAGTTCATTTCTTACAATATGCATGTCACATCACGCTGGATCCAAACACAGCAAACGGATTTCTGGTTTTATCAGAGGggaacagaaaaataaaatttgatgtAAATAATTCAGCATATTCTCAACATCCAGACAGATTCATTCACATATCTCAGGTCTTGAGTAAAGATGGACTGACTGGACGGTGTTACTGGGAGGTGGAGATGAGCAGGAATACTGCAGTAGCAGTCGCTTATAAGAGTATTGGCAGATCAGGGGACTTCAATGCACATGTATTTGGATACAATGAGAAGTCTTGGGTATTAAATTGTGACAGTAGTTATAGCTTCAGACACAACAACCTTACAACTGGCATCTCAGGTCCTAAATCCTCCAGAATAGGCGTGTACCTGGATCACAGTGCAGGTCTTCTGTCTTTCTACAGCGTCACTGAAACCATGACTCTCCTCCACAGAGTCCAGACCACATTCACTCAGCCGCTCtatgctggactgtttcttggtGGTTTTAATGGAGACACTGCTGAGTTGTGTAAACTCAAGTAG